A window of the Chloroflexus sp. Y-396-1 genome harbors these coding sequences:
- a CDS encoding lamin tail domain-containing protein, which produces MKYPRYRFIVSFFIALVLAGFSAVVTRQTYAQPDVLACPRNQTITLRGDQAPPFQGLIVLFADLPVGGGVSDAAGRWQIPLHVNEPPGIYPVEVRLRDTQQLLASMVCYVDVPLPATVVPSPTEIPSPTLTKTLSPSPTPTSVPRPTTALPTVPQATRTTTPPGQVTATPQLTITTTPQLTITTTPQLTITATPQLTITTTPQPTITATPTVQTTRTPQSTFTPTPTSGGVPGVTPTPVPAGISVTLEIVAYDPDTSTSLNDEYVTLVSNEENDLAIGGWRIINISRPERPTFVFPNFVLAPETEIYLYTGSGTNNLGVGDFYWGLSAPVWRQGDTAQLFDAQGRLVSSYQVP; this is translated from the coding sequence ATGAAATATCCTCGTTACCGTTTTATCGTGAGTTTCTTCATCGCTCTCGTCCTGGCTGGCTTTTCCGCTGTTGTCACACGACAGACGTATGCCCAGCCGGACGTACTTGCGTGTCCGCGGAATCAGACGATTACCCTCCGTGGTGATCAGGCACCACCGTTTCAGGGCCTGATCGTACTCTTCGCCGATCTGCCGGTTGGTGGTGGGGTCAGTGATGCTGCCGGGCGCTGGCAAATACCTCTGCATGTGAACGAACCTCCTGGTATCTATCCGGTTGAGGTGCGACTACGGGATACTCAACAGTTGCTTGCCAGCATGGTATGCTACGTTGATGTTCCATTGCCAGCTACTGTTGTTCCATCACCAACGGAAATACCTTCACCGACGCTAACGAAAACACTTTCACCTTCACCAACGCCAACGTCAGTTCCGCGCCCCACAACTGCACTGCCAACGGTACCACAAGCAACCCGCACAACGACACCGCCAGGTCAAGTCACGGCAACACCCCAGCTTACCATCACCACGACACCCCAGCTTACCATCACCACGACACCCCAGCTTACCATCACCGCGACACCCCAGCTTACCATCACCACGACACCCCAGCCTACCATCACCGCGACACCAACCGTTCAAACGACAAGAACGCCCCAAAGTACCTTTACTCCTACACCAACCTCTGGCGGCGTACCAGGCGTTACACCGACCCCAGTACCGGCCGGCATTTCGGTAACGCTCGAAATTGTTGCTTACGACCCAGATACATCAACTTCGCTTAACGATGAATACGTGACATTGGTAAGTAATGAGGAGAACGACCTCGCAATTGGCGGCTGGCGGATTATCAACATTTCACGTCCTGAACGGCCTACATTTGTTTTTCCGAACTTTGTGCTGGCGCCTGAAACTGAGATTTACCTGTATACAGGTAGCGGTACAAATAATTTAGGCGTAGGAGATTTCTATTGGGGGCTTTCGGCACCGGTCTGGCGGCAAGGAGATACGGCGCAATTGTTCGATGCGCAAGGGCGGCTGGTGAGTTCTTATCAGGTACCCTGA
- a CDS encoding CPBP family intramembrane glutamic endopeptidase translates to MSEPLVITPEPAPMRQPGIWLAGVGLYILLLSIGTAIGGEIGNFTSASLSALPFVGLAILAYFAGTSFNWAWIATGVWLTILIGLSAAYAFSLGVVNIVEIPPGGFDPNNPPTFQPGAFLTMFALILGIFGSIGIGLLTLLPPIRRWLAQFLSLDPTSFVHSVALAAIVTITLLMIMPLLVTGQPPLLTLVRIIGSEELNAGDLSSDAQLRSQIYGLIWTIPAAFLAVGFGIRRNLSATMLRLGLVRPTFNQVLSGLGIGLGLAGLITLILPLMDSIWQTFGWPTTDHEAFSELMAFAISPIGALVIGVTAGLGEELAVRGVLQPRLGILLSNLFFVSLHAFQYHWDGLLVVFAVGMICGLVRKYTNTTTAAIVHGVYNFVLIMLEVIAG, encoded by the coding sequence ATGTCAGAACCACTCGTTATTACCCCTGAACCTGCCCCTATGCGGCAACCAGGTATCTGGCTTGCCGGGGTTGGCCTCTACATCCTTCTGCTGAGTATTGGTACTGCTATTGGTGGCGAGATCGGGAATTTCACCTCGGCCAGTCTCAGTGCCTTACCCTTTGTTGGTCTGGCAATTCTGGCCTACTTTGCCGGTACATCTTTCAATTGGGCCTGGATTGCTACCGGTGTGTGGCTCACCATCCTCATCGGTTTGTCTGCCGCGTATGCGTTTAGTTTGGGTGTGGTAAATATCGTTGAAATACCACCGGGCGGATTTGATCCGAACAATCCGCCGACCTTTCAACCAGGGGCCTTTCTCACAATGTTTGCCCTCATTCTCGGCATCTTCGGCAGCATTGGGATCGGTCTGTTAACGCTGCTTCCGCCGATACGTCGATGGTTAGCACAATTTCTGTCGCTCGATCCAACGTCATTCGTGCATAGCGTGGCCCTGGCAGCGATTGTCACCATCACGTTGCTTATGATCATGCCGCTGTTGGTGACCGGGCAGCCACCACTATTGACCCTTGTGCGAATAATTGGCAGCGAAGAATTGAATGCCGGTGATCTCAGCTCCGATGCGCAGTTGCGTAGCCAGATTTACGGCCTAATCTGGACAATTCCGGCTGCGTTTCTCGCAGTTGGCTTTGGTATTCGGCGCAATCTGTCAGCGACCATGCTACGGTTAGGTCTGGTACGTCCGACCTTCAATCAGGTTCTCAGCGGACTCGGTATTGGACTAGGGCTGGCCGGTTTGATAACGCTCATTTTGCCATTGATGGATTCAATCTGGCAGACATTCGGTTGGCCCACCACCGATCATGAGGCGTTTAGTGAATTGATGGCCTTTGCGATCAGTCCAATTGGGGCGCTGGTGATTGGTGTTACTGCCGGATTAGGTGAAGAGCTGGCAGTGCGCGGGGTTCTCCAACCTCGCCTGGGTATCTTGCTCTCAAATCTTTTCTTCGTCAGCCTGCATGCCTTCCAATATCACTGGGACGGGCTTTTAGTAGTTTTTGCCGTAGGTATGATTTGTGGTCTGGTGAGAAAATATACCAACACAACCACCGCTGCTATCGTGCATGGTGTGTACAATTTTGTGTTAATAATGCTCGAAGTCATTGCCGGTTGA
- the pgmB gene encoding beta-phosphoglucomutase, with product MPIQGFIFDLDGVITDTAEYHYRAWKRLADELGIPFTREENEALRGIPRRESLLLMLKGRSYPEDVLTELMERKNGYYLEFIREISPCDLLPGARELLHEIRAAGLKIALGSASKNAREVLERLGITYLFDAIADGYSVTRQKPAPDLFLYAAQLLNLLPSACVVVEDATAGVEAALAGGFYVVGIGPQERVGRAHLVLPNLSGIRLQDICRRLEQ from the coding sequence ATGCCAATTCAGGGTTTCATTTTTGATCTCGACGGTGTTATCACCGATACCGCTGAATATCACTATCGAGCCTGGAAACGGCTGGCCGACGAGTTAGGAATTCCGTTTACACGCGAAGAGAACGAAGCATTACGCGGTATTCCGCGCCGTGAGTCGCTTCTACTGATGCTCAAAGGTAGGTCCTATCCTGAGGATGTGCTTACTGAGCTAATGGAGCGGAAAAACGGCTACTACCTTGAATTTATCCGCGAAATATCACCGTGTGACCTCTTGCCGGGCGCCCGTGAATTGCTGCACGAGATTCGCGCTGCCGGACTAAAAATTGCACTCGGCTCGGCAAGCAAAAATGCCCGCGAGGTGCTCGAACGGTTAGGGATTACCTACCTATTTGATGCCATTGCCGACGGTTACAGTGTCACGCGCCAGAAACCAGCGCCTGATCTCTTTTTATACGCTGCGCAACTGCTCAATCTCCTCCCAAGTGCATGTGTTGTCGTAGAAGATGCGACTGCCGGTGTTGAAGCTGCATTAGCTGGGGGATTTTATGTGGTTGGGATTGGCCCGCAAGAACGGGTTGGCCGGGCACACCTGGTTCTCCCGAATCTGTCTGGAATACGCTTGCAGGACATTTGCCGTCGGTTAGAACAGTAG
- a CDS encoding glycoside hydrolase family 65 protein: MWILSETSFDPAKQHHKETIFTIGNGYLSTRGAFEEGYPNDRRATFIHGVFDDAPVVVTELANTPDWLATQVVIDGEKFSLATGTILAYRRDLDLQTGVLRREVRWQSPNGRVATLIFTRFASLANEHLLALHCEIIPEFDGQIELRSALNGQTDNEGLLHWRHVAQGQLADGAVFLRTRTRKSGIELALVMRLVGDAALTTTFWDVENVPTLQQVYQARAGTPIVVNKFVGVATSRDTGNPLELAHHHLQHVTDWDQELTAQQRAWACEWERCNVVVEGDEEADLAVRFSIFQLLIAAPRHDQRVNIGAKTLSGFGYRGHAFWDTEIFMLPLFIYTMPEVARNLLDYRYLTLPAARAKARAAGYEGAWYAWESADTGEEVTPTWVPDFHDKKKLARVWTGDLAIHISSDVAYAVQQYWQATGDDAWYIERGAEIVLDTAKFCASRAEWLADRGCYGYTDVIGPDEYHDHVNNNAYTNLLAQWNLRAGLETLAWLEQHAPQKAAELRQTLDLTAERLQHWQMVAEKMCVNIAANGLIEQFDGFFKLKDVNLADYEPRTKSMHEIFGIEGANEYQAIKQPDVLMLQFLLREHYSDSQIRVNYDYYTPRTDHTYGSSLGPPIQAIVACQMGDVDEAYEHFIRAARADLRDVRGNAGDGIHAASAGGVWQAVVFGFGGLRIHPDGTWEVHPRLPKHWQQLTFRFTLRGVMHIVTCYPDGRAITA; this comes from the coding sequence ATGTGGATACTATCTGAGACATCATTCGACCCAGCCAAACAACATCACAAGGAGACTATCTTCACGATTGGGAATGGCTATCTCTCAACCCGAGGGGCCTTTGAGGAAGGGTATCCCAACGACCGACGGGCTACATTTATTCACGGTGTCTTTGATGATGCGCCGGTTGTGGTGACTGAACTCGCCAATACACCCGACTGGCTGGCTACGCAGGTGGTGATCGACGGCGAGAAGTTTTCGTTGGCAACCGGAACCATCCTGGCTTACCGACGTGATCTTGATTTACAGACCGGCGTTCTGCGCCGCGAGGTGCGCTGGCAATCGCCAAACGGCCGCGTAGCGACTCTGATTTTTACCCGCTTCGCTTCATTAGCGAACGAACACCTGCTGGCGTTACACTGTGAGATCATCCCCGAATTTGATGGTCAGATCGAGCTACGAAGCGCACTTAATGGTCAGACCGACAATGAGGGACTTCTCCACTGGCGCCATGTTGCCCAGGGGCAGCTTGCCGATGGCGCTGTCTTCTTACGCACCCGCACCCGCAAAAGTGGGATTGAGCTGGCGCTGGTGATGCGTCTGGTGGGTGATGCTGCACTCACCACCACATTCTGGGATGTTGAGAATGTGCCGACTCTCCAACAGGTCTATCAGGCGAGGGCCGGTACGCCGATTGTCGTGAATAAGTTTGTCGGCGTTGCCACTTCACGCGATACCGGCAACCCACTGGAACTGGCTCATCATCATCTCCAGCATGTAACAGACTGGGATCAGGAGCTAACTGCGCAACAGCGGGCCTGGGCGTGCGAATGGGAACGCTGTAATGTCGTCGTAGAAGGCGACGAAGAGGCCGATCTGGCTGTGCGCTTCAGTATCTTCCAACTCCTAATTGCAGCGCCACGCCACGATCAGCGTGTCAATATTGGCGCCAAGACTCTCTCTGGATTTGGTTATCGCGGGCATGCCTTCTGGGATACCGAAATCTTCATGCTTCCCCTCTTCATCTACACCATGCCCGAAGTGGCTCGCAACCTGCTTGATTATCGTTACCTGACGTTGCCGGCAGCTCGTGCCAAGGCTCGTGCCGCTGGTTATGAGGGGGCGTGGTATGCGTGGGAGAGTGCCGATACCGGTGAGGAGGTAACGCCTACCTGGGTGCCAGATTTTCACGATAAGAAGAAGCTGGCTCGGGTCTGGACAGGTGATTTGGCAATTCACATCTCTTCTGATGTTGCTTACGCCGTTCAACAATATTGGCAAGCGACCGGTGATGATGCGTGGTATATCGAACGTGGTGCTGAAATCGTGTTGGATACAGCCAAATTCTGCGCGTCGCGTGCCGAATGGTTGGCCGACCGGGGCTGCTATGGCTACACCGACGTCATTGGCCCCGATGAATACCACGATCACGTGAACAACAATGCCTACACCAATCTGTTGGCGCAATGGAATCTGCGTGCCGGTTTAGAGACGTTAGCCTGGCTCGAACAACACGCACCGCAGAAAGCGGCCGAACTGCGGCAGACGCTTGATCTGACTGCTGAACGTCTACAACACTGGCAGATGGTCGCCGAAAAGATGTGCGTGAACATCGCGGCCAACGGCCTGATCGAACAGTTCGATGGCTTTTTCAAGCTTAAAGATGTCAATCTGGCCGATTATGAACCACGCACAAAATCGATGCACGAGATTTTCGGGATCGAAGGTGCTAACGAATATCAGGCCATTAAGCAACCCGATGTCTTGATGTTGCAATTCCTGCTACGCGAACACTACAGCGACAGCCAGATTCGGGTTAACTACGATTATTACACCCCACGCACCGATCATACCTACGGCTCATCGCTCGGCCCGCCAATCCAGGCTATTGTCGCCTGTCAGATGGGTGATGTTGACGAGGCGTATGAGCACTTCATTCGTGCAGCGCGTGCCGATCTCCGTGATGTGCGCGGAAATGCCGGTGATGGTATTCACGCCGCGTCAGCGGGTGGTGTCTGGCAGGCTGTCGTCTTTGGGTTCGGTGGTTTGCGCATCCATCCAGACGGTACTTGGGAGGTGCATCCACGTTTGCCCAAACACTGGCAACAGCTCACCTTCCGTTTTACCTTGCGTGGTGTCATGCATATCGTGACCTGCTACCCCGACGGTCGTGCTATCACTGCGTAA
- a CDS encoding carbohydrate ABC transporter permease — protein sequence MAVTTQAQTRVYEQTVFFDRLRKYLFFAMLAFWAVLSVAPLYFTLVFSFKPVADIYTPPIWAPIPFTLENYQTILGTFQLFPRWVWNSVFISVIVTIFRVLFCAMAGYAFARIEFPLKNFWFNLLLISMMMPGVVTLIPSFLIIGPGLIRGGIDLGMFKLPTGFGLIDNPWGVILPGMADAFGVFMMTQFYKSFPKELEEAAMMDGSGRWGTFFRIVLPISQTRLITLALLTFQGAWNNFMWPLLVLRSPEQFTLPIGLQWFRGEYYTLYSVILAGSIFNTLPILIIFFVFQQYFVRSIAATGSKEG from the coding sequence ATGGCAGTAACAACACAAGCACAGACTCGGGTTTACGAACAGACCGTCTTCTTCGACCGGCTGCGTAAATACCTTTTCTTCGCCATGCTGGCCTTCTGGGCTGTCCTTTCGGTGGCGCCGCTCTATTTCACGCTGGTCTTCTCGTTTAAGCCGGTGGCCGACATCTACACACCACCGATCTGGGCGCCGATTCCCTTTACGCTCGAAAACTACCAGACGATCCTGGGCACCTTTCAGCTCTTCCCGCGTTGGGTGTGGAATAGTGTCTTTATCTCGGTCATCGTCACGATCTTCCGCGTACTCTTCTGTGCAATGGCCGGTTACGCCTTCGCCCGTATTGAGTTTCCGCTTAAGAATTTCTGGTTTAATCTACTGCTGATTTCGATGATGATGCCCGGCGTTGTCACACTTATCCCCTCTTTCCTTATCATCGGGCCGGGTCTCATTCGCGGTGGGATTGATTTGGGGATGTTCAAGCTCCCGACCGGTTTTGGCCTCATCGACAATCCCTGGGGAGTCATCTTACCCGGCATGGCCGATGCTTTCGGTGTCTTTATGATGACCCAGTTCTATAAGTCGTTCCCCAAAGAATTGGAAGAGGCTGCGATGATGGATGGATCAGGGCGATGGGGGACATTCTTCCGCATTGTGCTGCCAATTAGCCAGACCCGGTTGATCACCCTCGCCCTGCTAACGTTTCAGGGAGCCTGGAACAATTTTATGTGGCCCCTGCTGGTTCTCCGTTCACCCGAACAGTTTACGCTGCCAATCGGCTTGCAATGGTTCCGTGGTGAGTACTATACGCTCTACTCGGTGATTCTGGCCGGATCGATCTTCAATACGCTCCCAATTTTGATCATCTTCTTCGTCTTCCAGCAGTATTTCGTGCGGAGTATTGCTGCTACCGGTTCAAAGGAAGGATAG